The following coding sequences are from one Candidatus Binataceae bacterium window:
- the iscU gene encoding Fe-S cluster assembly scaffold IscU — MAYSNKVLDHYNNPRNVGSFAKDEPNVGTGIVGAPECGDVMKLQLKISEEGVIEDARFKTFGCGSAIASSSYVTELVKGKRIEEAMAIKNTAIVKELNLPPVKIHCSVLAEDAIKAAISDWRKRKGAEPAVPAKSVEG, encoded by the coding sequence ATGGCTTATTCGAACAAGGTTCTCGACCACTACAACAACCCGCGCAATGTCGGGAGCTTCGCCAAGGACGAGCCCAACGTCGGCACCGGCATCGTCGGCGCTCCCGAGTGCGGCGACGTGATGAAGCTCCAACTGAAGATCAGCGAGGAGGGCGTGATCGAGGACGCCCGCTTCAAGACCTTCGGCTGCGGCAGCGCGATCGCCAGCTCCAGCTACGTCACCGAGCTGGTCAAGGGCAAGCGCATCGAGGAAGCGATGGCGATCAAGAACACCGCCATCGTCAAGGAGCTCAACCTGCCGCCGGTGAAGATTCACTGTTCGGTGCTGGCCGAGGATGCTATAAAGGCCGCGATCTCCGACTGGCGCAAGCGCAAGGGCGCGGAGCCGGCGGTGCCGGCCAAGAGCGTCGAGGGTTGA
- a CDS encoding iron-sulfur cluster assembly accessory protein: protein MISLSENAVAKIKQLVADKPGMGLRVKVVGGGCSGLQYRMELDGAKERDKVFERDGAQLIVDKKSFLYLNGSELDYAEELMSSGFRVVNPNAKRTCGCGESFVV, encoded by the coding sequence ATGATCTCGCTCTCGGAAAACGCGGTCGCCAAGATCAAGCAACTCGTTGCCGACAAGCCCGGGATGGGGCTGCGGGTCAAGGTGGTGGGCGGCGGATGCTCGGGGTTGCAGTACCGGATGGAGCTGGACGGGGCCAAGGAGCGCGACAAGGTTTTCGAGCGCGACGGCGCGCAGTTGATCGTGGACAAAAAGAGCTTCTTGTACCTCAACGGCTCCGAACTCGATTACGCCGAGGAGCTGATGTCTTCGGGCTTCCGGGTGGTTAACCCCAACGCCAAGCGGACGTGCGGATGTGGCGAGTCGTTCGTCGTATGA